In the genome of bacterium, the window GCCGAATTCAACCGGCCAGGACACGCCGACAAGTCGGGCTTCGGCCAGCGCAGCCTGCCACTTGCGGAGGAAGGCGACCTCTTCTGCCAGGTCATCGAACAGCGGGGGCAGGCCCTGGCCGTACTCCCAGGGCAGATTTTCTTGAAGCCACTGCCGGCATTCGTGTCGGAACGCTTCTTGCTCCGGTGTGGGGGCTAGGTCCACGTACCGTCAGGCGGCGGTGACGAGGATGCGCTCGCTGGCGAAACCGCCGATGCCGACGTGATTGCCGTCGATCTCCACCGTGGTGGTGCCGTCGGGGGAGGAGGCGGTGATGACCCCTTCGGCACCGGGGACCACCGAAGAGCCCTCCAGGAAGTCGAGCAATCCTTCGGTGAACTCCAGCTCCTCGGTGATGCGGGTGACCACGAAGCGCTGGCCCACCTCGATCTTGGCCAGCGCCTTGGTCGGGGGGGCCTGGTAGTCGGAACCGGGGATGGGGTTGCCGTGAGGACAGGTGGTGGGGTCGTCGAGCACTCGCATCATGGCCTGCTCCACCAGGGGCGAGATGACGTGCTCCCACTTGCC includes:
- a CDS encoding metal-dependent transcriptional regulator, coding for MAHYETPEWHPAFEEYCETIFELAEDDVDVIQARVAERLEVSRPAVSEMIHRLEAEGLVTLKGRAIELSPDGMDLAERVVRRHRLAEVFLTQVLGLSWADAHAEAGKWEHVISPLVEQAMMRVLDDPTTCPHGNPIPGSDYQAPPTKALAKIEVGQRFVVTRITEELEFTEGLLDFLEGSSVVPGAEGVITASSPDGTTTVEIDGNHVGIGGFASERILVTAA